A single region of the Nocardioides ochotonae genome encodes:
- a CDS encoding GAP1-N2 domain-containing protein, whose translation MTWHQLSYASSGRSGDGAGGWGVLDADPGMPSPLRELLEQGVVARLDSGQDLDDFAPQALVRARVRTLSFRYDPMRGAGWWHACQAGNDVTGRPGNVFTHAAGTQTPARGLRPITLVRSSSWLMPFGHREVDAAKLGAFHVPDVRGPNREVLARAFADGPRTEALLAAVSYCFQEDRPLLLLGSTHEVVDALERISWMTSGVVSCTIPFTTHLGVRAIPTLGSPFMVVGLPSKHREDALALVAARETHALVFDLAWVPEEVAETAWELGGQKWDVDHLWQDAFYTVSEMDLDTAALIAGAMDEVCADLRPEDLLSPSWPLALAVLGHLGEAYPERDDMCAEWARTRPWDGLRDPRLRALLGLTESEEVLSAYSGEEASCSACDGGSGDQSVVQALEAILAVASDSDESESTRLVSAVRVALGLAAPSDAPGEGLVQGLAAGAATGSRLRHLLAQETGSLASEEARSPKPHSELSREPAVRESNGKEEA comes from the coding sequence ATGACGTGGCATCAGCTGAGCTACGCCTCGTCGGGGCGAAGCGGCGACGGCGCGGGTGGGTGGGGCGTCCTGGACGCCGACCCCGGTATGCCCTCACCGCTGAGGGAACTCTTGGAGCAGGGCGTCGTCGCTCGACTCGACAGCGGCCAGGACCTCGATGATTTCGCGCCGCAGGCGCTCGTCCGCGCACGGGTACGGACGCTTTCGTTCCGATACGACCCGATGAGGGGCGCTGGCTGGTGGCACGCCTGCCAGGCAGGAAATGACGTCACAGGACGCCCTGGGAACGTCTTCACCCACGCTGCGGGGACCCAAACCCCCGCCCGGGGGCTACGGCCGATCACTCTGGTCCGCTCGTCCAGTTGGTTGATGCCTTTCGGTCACCGCGAGGTCGACGCGGCGAAGCTGGGTGCGTTCCATGTCCCGGACGTCCGTGGGCCCAACCGCGAGGTCTTGGCCCGCGCGTTCGCCGACGGTCCCAGGACTGAAGCCTTGTTGGCCGCCGTGTCGTACTGCTTCCAGGAGGATCGTCCGCTCCTGCTTCTGGGGTCGACGCACGAGGTCGTGGACGCTCTCGAACGGATCTCGTGGATGACCTCAGGGGTGGTCAGCTGCACGATTCCCTTTACAACCCACCTGGGGGTGCGAGCCATCCCCACGCTTGGTTCTCCGTTCATGGTGGTGGGTTTGCCGTCGAAGCACCGTGAGGACGCGCTGGCACTGGTGGCCGCCCGCGAAACGCACGCGCTGGTATTCGACCTCGCCTGGGTGCCCGAGGAGGTTGCCGAGACAGCCTGGGAGCTGGGCGGGCAGAAGTGGGACGTCGATCATCTCTGGCAGGACGCCTTCTACACGGTGTCGGAGATGGACCTGGACACAGCCGCCTTGATCGCAGGCGCGATGGATGAGGTCTGTGCAGACCTGCGGCCCGAGGATCTGCTGAGCCCGTCGTGGCCCCTGGCGCTTGCCGTCCTCGGCCATCTGGGGGAGGCATATCCCGAACGTGACGACATGTGCGCCGAATGGGCACGTACCCGGCCGTGGGACGGCCTTCGAGATCCACGCTTGCGAGCCCTGCTCGGACTCACGGAGAGCGAAGAAGTCTTGAGCGCGTACTCGGGTGAAGAAGCGTCGTGCTCAGCGTGCGACGGAGGTTCTGGGGACCAATCTGTCGTGCAGGCCCTGGAGGCCATTCTTGCCGTCGCCTCTGACTCGGACGAGTCCGAGTCGACGAGGCTCGTCTCAGCGGTGCGCGTGGCCCTCGGATTGGCTGCGCCGTCCGACGCGCCGGGCGAGGGCCTGGTCCAAGGACTGGCGGCGGGCGCAGCGACAGGGTCCCGACTGCGCCACTTGCTCGCGCAGGAAACGGGAAGCCTCGCTTCGGAGGAGGCTCGATCCCCGAAACCGCATTCTGAGCTGTCAAGAGAGCCAGCTGTCCGTGAGAGCAATGGAAAGGAGGAGGCATGA
- a CDS encoding tubulin-like doman-containing protein, which translates to MTTTTGEHDKERNPVRKFIVVGVGGSGGATVRYLMDQLSADLRTRGIEQLPAAWQFLQVDVNPRPDSSGGLDSIRDLGGRYVPVSASANTLEVVRRQLESRLETAGHLSGLLGWAPEPRAQANNVAVTEGAGQYRAVGRMLTLTRLDRIQSELQSAWQSLQQPTAWESLPQQMEEQRPFSSSATVVPIVIGSMAGGSGASMFLDVCRVMGRVGGLQRTNLGVFLFTPDVFHALPPAYRVGIDGNAMATLAELIASQTRAGDDADNQLMTALGLAPESDDQRAFGRVFPIGASIGGDGAKFGDSPEDVFRGLGRAIAATMLSENATQQYLQTRFENQTPPNVTEKIIGWGAETSEMTWGSFGYSSLSLGRDRYAEYVAQRLARLAVDRLVDGYKREGSTLPPQEQLQRDVSAQWETLLRRLQLPVPGTRTSKWMRDLLGARAEGMARDALGQLVDGLQRAETGPRASDYLRIMTERLSGDQAAAASALEREAYGWTVRYATDLEGRLRDEVARVLAHPRQGLPYARKVLEGLTDQFRQLSKDLESAPSPSASPLRFSDTVTGLGHVDNTAEFRQQAAASVGEAAAADVRYRVAHLLSRVSRSVADDVLPALQRALVAAQTDLESAMRATGRQSGLAQLHTTSYGDWPAGETVPPRFEHAYNEVLLTTADGFPATFRAHVEAGAPDMAFADAVEAMVEQIVRGKWEDQGAARNEYPVLVSRVRWRSAAFPRDEVTDEPTPASTPDYSLAVRPSDLLERAAAYAARKDHHFAQFSNQTFEAYLNEPGLADSEQEHRRQRLRAKFSEAVHQAYPLVGVSDRMVEALHGSRLQVELTFSEVPLAPGTPAAKALEEELAHSERVQSQSVGRLTDAFTPQSSVNKIAIYGSYPKYFPLVFTSVLDQLKDRWAGSTEEGRRELWKWKRTRPLPAALAMSKAEQAAMVRGWYLGRALGLVTHPAMPSQAGPVQVYDVVRREWKAFPDPLLTAREQMTEGLSWLPSILEGHTLAVVQCSNDVAFSALQPYRALRQIHHRGSEPASGRSDGETLLADWLRDGAWPSGHPSEIDAIRTSGATPDDRAEALAGWLMVLQTYYEKRFVVPPDGPGVRAVPRLRVATVDDLLGAHMDGGLALMIREALVDLREMTTRALERARPTAGGGDVPQF; encoded by the coding sequence ATGACGACGACGACTGGTGAACATGACAAGGAAAGGAATCCAGTGAGGAAGTTCATCGTCGTCGGTGTCGGGGGGTCTGGCGGTGCGACCGTCCGCTACCTCATGGATCAGTTGAGTGCTGATCTCAGGACCCGTGGAATCGAGCAGTTGCCCGCGGCCTGGCAGTTCCTGCAGGTCGATGTCAACCCACGACCCGATTCATCGGGAGGGCTGGATTCGATCCGGGATCTGGGCGGCCGTTACGTTCCCGTCAGCGCCAGTGCCAACACGCTCGAGGTCGTACGTCGGCAGCTGGAGTCGCGTCTCGAGACGGCGGGTCATCTCTCAGGTCTGCTGGGCTGGGCGCCCGAACCGCGCGCCCAGGCCAACAACGTTGCTGTCACCGAGGGCGCCGGGCAGTACCGAGCGGTCGGCCGCATGCTCACCCTGACGCGCCTCGACCGAATTCAGTCCGAGCTGCAATCCGCGTGGCAGAGTCTCCAGCAGCCCACGGCGTGGGAATCGCTTCCCCAGCAGATGGAGGAGCAGCGCCCGTTCTCGAGCTCAGCCACGGTCGTGCCGATTGTCATCGGGTCGATGGCTGGCGGCTCGGGTGCCTCGATGTTCCTCGATGTCTGCCGGGTGATGGGCCGGGTCGGCGGGCTGCAGAGGACGAACCTCGGCGTCTTTCTGTTCACGCCCGATGTCTTTCATGCCCTGCCTCCCGCGTACCGAGTGGGGATCGACGGCAACGCCATGGCCACCTTGGCGGAACTGATCGCGTCGCAGACCCGTGCCGGCGACGACGCTGACAACCAGCTCATGACTGCTCTCGGGCTGGCTCCCGAGAGCGACGACCAGCGGGCCTTCGGACGCGTGTTCCCGATCGGTGCCTCCATCGGTGGCGACGGGGCCAAGTTCGGGGACAGCCCGGAAGACGTCTTCCGCGGGCTCGGACGAGCGATCGCGGCCACGATGCTGTCGGAGAACGCTACCCAGCAGTACCTGCAGACGCGCTTCGAGAACCAGACGCCTCCCAACGTCACCGAGAAGATCATCGGTTGGGGTGCAGAGACCTCCGAGATGACCTGGGGATCCTTCGGCTACTCCAGCCTGAGCCTCGGCCGGGACCGCTACGCGGAGTACGTCGCGCAGCGGCTCGCGCGGCTTGCGGTCGATCGTCTGGTGGATGGCTACAAGCGCGAGGGGAGCACTCTCCCGCCGCAGGAGCAGCTGCAGCGCGACGTCTCAGCACAGTGGGAGACGTTGCTCCGACGACTTCAGCTTCCTGTTCCAGGTACGCGCACCAGCAAGTGGATGAGGGACCTGCTGGGCGCTCGGGCCGAGGGCATGGCCCGCGACGCGCTTGGCCAGCTCGTGGACGGACTCCAGAGGGCAGAGACCGGGCCGCGGGCATCCGACTACCTGAGGATCATGACCGAACGCCTTTCGGGTGATCAGGCCGCTGCCGCGTCCGCCTTGGAGCGAGAGGCCTACGGGTGGACGGTGCGCTACGCGACGGACCTTGAGGGACGTCTCCGTGACGAGGTCGCACGGGTGCTCGCCCACCCGCGGCAGGGACTTCCGTACGCCCGCAAGGTGCTCGAAGGCTTGACGGATCAGTTCCGTCAGCTCTCCAAGGACCTTGAAAGCGCCCCTTCCCCTTCTGCCTCACCACTGCGATTCTCCGACACGGTGACCGGCCTGGGACACGTGGACAACACAGCTGAGTTCCGTCAGCAAGCGGCGGCGAGTGTGGGGGAGGCGGCTGCCGCCGACGTGCGCTACCGCGTGGCACATCTGCTCAGTCGTGTGAGTCGGTCCGTCGCTGACGACGTCCTCCCGGCACTGCAGCGTGCCCTGGTGGCTGCCCAGACCGACCTCGAGAGCGCCATGCGTGCGACCGGGCGACAGTCGGGGCTCGCGCAGTTGCACACGACCTCGTACGGCGATTGGCCCGCTGGGGAGACCGTCCCTCCACGGTTCGAGCACGCCTACAACGAGGTTCTCCTGACGACGGCCGACGGTTTTCCTGCGACCTTCCGGGCACATGTCGAGGCAGGCGCACCCGACATGGCGTTCGCCGATGCGGTCGAAGCGATGGTTGAGCAGATCGTCCGCGGAAAATGGGAAGACCAGGGGGCGGCGCGGAACGAGTACCCGGTCCTCGTCAGCCGGGTGCGGTGGCGCTCCGCAGCGTTCCCGCGCGATGAAGTCACCGACGAGCCCACTCCCGCATCGACTCCCGACTATTCCCTCGCGGTCAGGCCATCGGACCTGCTGGAACGAGCCGCTGCGTACGCGGCCCGCAAGGACCACCACTTCGCGCAGTTCAGCAACCAGACGTTCGAGGCCTACCTCAACGAACCGGGGCTGGCTGACTCCGAACAGGAGCACCGTCGGCAGCGGCTGCGCGCGAAGTTCAGCGAGGCCGTGCACCAGGCCTATCCGCTGGTGGGTGTGAGTGACCGGATGGTGGAGGCGCTTCACGGAAGCCGGCTGCAGGTGGAACTGACCTTCAGCGAGGTCCCACTTGCCCCCGGCACGCCGGCTGCCAAGGCTCTGGAGGAGGAGCTGGCGCACTCGGAGCGGGTTCAGAGCCAGTCGGTGGGCCGGCTGACAGATGCGTTTACGCCGCAGAGCTCGGTCAACAAGATCGCCATCTACGGGTCGTATCCGAAGTACTTCCCGCTGGTGTTCACGTCGGTCCTCGATCAGCTCAAGGACCGCTGGGCTGGTTCGACCGAAGAGGGCCGTCGAGAGCTCTGGAAATGGAAGCGAACCCGGCCGCTGCCTGCTGCCCTGGCCATGAGTAAGGCGGAGCAGGCCGCGATGGTGCGTGGGTGGTATCTCGGGCGGGCGCTTGGCCTCGTCACTCACCCCGCCATGCCGTCGCAGGCCGGGCCTGTGCAGGTGTACGACGTTGTCCGGCGCGAGTGGAAGGCGTTCCCGGATCCGTTGCTGACCGCTCGGGAGCAGATGACTGAGGGCCTCAGCTGGCTGCCGTCGATTCTCGAGGGGCACACCTTGGCAGTGGTGCAGTGCTCCAATGACGTGGCGTTCTCAGCGCTGCAGCCGTATCGAGCGCTTCGGCAGATCCACCACCGCGGGTCGGAGCCCGCCAGTGGGCGCAGCGATGGGGAGACCCTCCTGGCGGACTGGCTGCGAGACGGAGCCTGGCCGTCCGGCCACCCATCTGAGATCGATGCGATCCGCACTTCGGGTGCCACACCCGATGACCGGGCGGAAGCTCTGGCGGGTTGGCTCATGGTCCTTCAGACCTACTACGAGAAGCGATTCGTCGTTCCGCCGGACGGACCGGGTGTTCGCGCAGTTCCGCGTCTGCGGGTCGCGACGGTCGACGACCTGCTGGGAGCGCATATGGACGGTGGGCTGGCCCTGATGATCAGGGAAGCCCTCGTCGACCTGCGCGAGATGACCACGCGCGCACTCGAACGAGCGCGTCCGACTGCCGGCGGTGGCGATGTCCCCCAGTTCTGA
- a CDS encoding vWA domain-containing protein: MSVVLLSSALGFPAAGHPSERPQEQQPLQDFGACISGGGEGRVLFLLDTSASLKASDPKAARIDAALHLSDRLSEFAGASEATLEVAVARFAEGFTVTQGWTELDGGGNETLARAFEQYRDEPEGWETDYWQALQGARAYLLDGSAEAGCSALVWLTDGMYDLDHRSTEAEQDRYGTTKPYASDIELVTAEAAEEVERKGTSDLCRPGGGADALRADGITVLAIGLQGGADSGDFDLMSGVATQSPVDGAACGRRDASGRGSFVLAEDIGDLFFAFDGLADPENLPAQLSTALCQDAICDAGSHRFVTDRSISSVSVMGGADVAGYRAVFVTPRGTQHVLSSGASLEERTPGYTLKARWLTGSVFTASIERGKAGSWSGEWAVVFVDPGSSGAGTARSSIRLVSDLSPVWGRGDDLVTGEQVPLDLGVELADGSRLDPADLAGSMSLDVVLARDGEDPVPLVEGLSAADLGAPVEVDLRNQAPGAAQLRLELNLVTGAARGTGTPLPTRVVSYPVLLQAPGDYPQLPQSIDFGRGDSTDEVVRTISWDGPGCVWLSGTDIEVVPSGSSGASVNSSTDGPEDCAESEIQVALVPRSEGTGLLGGTVMLSASPGSGPGDPIEVPVRFRYEMEPPPNEPVKWAVFVAVLMLGLAVPLGLLAAVKRRAAKLAGDHLAVEVLAGRITASSSFLASATVDRQQQTVLAFDSVGRTRVRVSDRATLVVRARALNPLKMPEVVVEGAPHVTSQGEFLPLAVQGTWLALLDPADLESGAVQVVLLLPVSGIGAEELLRDAADKVPGAIAQLRDRISAVTAPRAGQDRRSPRVAAAGDDDGWGPQPGSGASARTKEGTRDSPGGAAGSAVPAGDVVHDDDDW, translated from the coding sequence ATGTCGGTTGTGCTGCTGTCCTCTGCGCTCGGGTTCCCCGCAGCTGGCCACCCGTCCGAACGTCCGCAGGAGCAGCAGCCGCTCCAGGACTTTGGCGCGTGCATCAGCGGCGGGGGCGAGGGGCGCGTGCTGTTCCTCCTCGACACATCTGCTTCGCTGAAGGCGAGCGATCCCAAGGCTGCGCGAATTGACGCGGCGCTGCACCTGTCGGATCGACTCAGTGAGTTCGCAGGTGCTTCGGAAGCGACCCTCGAAGTCGCAGTGGCCCGCTTCGCCGAGGGTTTCACCGTCACGCAAGGTTGGACGGAACTCGATGGCGGGGGAAACGAGACCCTTGCGCGCGCATTCGAGCAATACCGTGACGAGCCCGAGGGGTGGGAGACCGACTACTGGCAGGCCCTGCAGGGTGCTCGGGCGTATCTGCTCGACGGTTCCGCTGAGGCGGGCTGCTCCGCACTGGTCTGGCTGACGGACGGCATGTACGACCTGGACCATCGGAGCACCGAGGCCGAGCAGGATCGCTACGGCACGACCAAGCCCTACGCATCGGACATCGAGCTGGTGACGGCTGAAGCAGCAGAGGAGGTCGAGCGCAAGGGGACTAGCGATCTCTGCCGCCCCGGTGGCGGCGCGGACGCCCTACGCGCGGACGGCATTACGGTGCTGGCCATCGGGCTGCAGGGCGGCGCCGACTCGGGGGACTTCGACCTCATGTCCGGCGTTGCGACGCAGAGCCCCGTCGACGGTGCCGCCTGTGGCCGACGGGACGCGTCTGGTCGCGGCTCCTTCGTGCTCGCCGAGGACATCGGGGATCTCTTCTTCGCCTTCGACGGCCTGGCCGATCCCGAGAACTTGCCAGCGCAACTCTCAACGGCACTGTGCCAGGACGCGATATGTGACGCCGGCAGCCATCGCTTCGTCACGGACCGGTCGATCTCCTCCGTGTCTGTCATGGGTGGCGCTGACGTTGCCGGCTATCGGGCTGTCTTCGTGACTCCACGGGGAACGCAGCACGTCCTCTCGTCCGGCGCTTCGCTCGAGGAAAGGACCCCCGGCTACACGCTCAAGGCGCGGTGGCTGACGGGCTCGGTGTTCACGGCCAGTATCGAGCGCGGGAAGGCAGGTTCCTGGTCGGGTGAGTGGGCCGTCGTCTTCGTCGACCCGGGTAGCTCCGGCGCTGGTACGGCGCGCTCCAGCATCCGTCTCGTCAGCGACCTTTCGCCGGTGTGGGGCCGTGGGGATGACCTGGTGACCGGAGAACAGGTTCCCCTCGACCTGGGTGTGGAGCTTGCAGACGGCTCGCGGCTCGATCCTGCCGACCTGGCCGGAAGCATGAGCCTGGATGTGGTTCTTGCCCGAGACGGCGAAGACCCGGTGCCCCTCGTCGAAGGCCTGAGCGCAGCAGATCTCGGAGCGCCGGTCGAGGTCGATCTGAGGAATCAGGCGCCCGGCGCGGCACAGCTGCGGCTCGAGCTGAACCTCGTCACCGGCGCAGCGCGTGGCACCGGCACTCCGCTACCCACCCGCGTTGTCAGCTACCCCGTCCTTCTGCAAGCACCGGGGGATTACCCGCAGTTGCCGCAATCCATCGATTTCGGTCGCGGCGACAGCACTGACGAAGTCGTACGGACCATCAGTTGGGATGGACCTGGATGCGTGTGGCTCTCGGGTACCGACATTGAGGTCGTTCCCAGCGGGAGCTCCGGCGCCTCGGTGAACTCGTCCACCGACGGTCCTGAGGACTGTGCTGAGAGCGAGATCCAGGTGGCACTCGTCCCCCGGAGTGAGGGAACCGGTCTCCTGGGCGGGACCGTGATGCTGTCCGCGTCTCCCGGCTCCGGTCCAGGGGATCCGATCGAGGTACCGGTGCGTTTCCGGTACGAGATGGAGCCTCCGCCCAACGAACCGGTGAAGTGGGCTGTCTTCGTCGCTGTGCTGATGCTGGGCCTCGCGGTGCCGCTTGGTCTGCTTGCGGCTGTGAAGAGGCGCGCAGCAAAGCTCGCCGGTGACCATCTGGCCGTCGAGGTGCTCGCAGGGCGCATCACGGCGAGTTCATCCTTCCTCGCCAGCGCAACGGTGGACCGTCAGCAACAGACCGTTCTTGCGTTCGACAGCGTCGGACGCACACGCGTTCGCGTCAGTGACCGCGCAACGCTGGTGGTCAGGGCGCGGGCACTCAACCCGCTCAAGATGCCTGAAGTGGTGGTCGAGGGCGCCCCCCACGTGACCTCGCAGGGGGAGTTCCTGCCGCTCGCGGTGCAGGGCACATGGTTGGCGCTACTGGACCCGGCCGACCTCGAGAGTGGCGCCGTCCAGGTGGTTCTCCTTCTGCCGGTCTCCGGCATAGGTGCCGAGGAGCTGCTTCGCGACGCCGCGGACAAGGTTCCGGGGGCCATCGCGCAGTTGCGAGACAGGATCAGCGCTGTCACTGCGCCCAGGGCGGGCCAGGATCGGCGGTCTCCACGCGTCGCGGCTGCTGGTGACGACGATGGGTGGGGTCCGCAGCCCGGTTCTGGTGCTTCGGCACGCACGAAGGAAGGCACCCGGGATTCGCCCGGCGGTGCTGCAGGCTCGGCCGTACCTGCCGGGGACGTCGTCCATGACGACGACGACTGGTGA
- a CDS encoding aminotransferase class IV: MDTSRGIATGEGVFTSVLVERGRVFALDRHLDRLLGSVTALGLPSLPRDEVRRAVVEAVRCRPVDRGRLRIVWALGPDGGELLVELDPVPPAASAVEVVTLPYVVDHRGALIGHKTTAYADNVVALAAARAAGAGEGMLANADGGLCEATAANVFLVLDGGLVTPPLGSGCLPGVTRALVVEACGVREVDVPLGDAAARAEEVFLTSTTRGVQPVSAWDGRALPTSGQAVREVREQWSQRSSDLWVDPGCELAEEMR, from the coding sequence GTGGACACGTCAAGAGGGATCGCCACGGGCGAAGGGGTCTTCACCTCGGTGCTGGTCGAGCGGGGTCGGGTGTTCGCCCTCGATCGACACCTCGACCGGCTGCTGGGCAGCGTCACCGCTCTCGGGCTGCCATCGCTTCCGCGTGACGAGGTACGCCGGGCGGTCGTCGAGGCGGTGCGCTGCCGCCCGGTGGACCGCGGTCGGCTCCGGATCGTGTGGGCGCTCGGGCCCGACGGTGGGGAGTTGCTCGTCGAGCTCGACCCGGTCCCGCCCGCGGCGAGCGCGGTCGAGGTGGTGACGCTGCCGTACGTCGTGGACCACCGCGGCGCACTCATCGGCCACAAGACCACGGCGTACGCCGACAACGTCGTGGCGCTGGCTGCGGCGCGAGCGGCGGGTGCGGGGGAGGGGATGCTCGCCAACGCTGACGGCGGCCTCTGCGAGGCGACGGCCGCCAATGTCTTCCTCGTCCTGGACGGTGGGCTGGTGACCCCGCCCCTCGGCAGCGGCTGTCTGCCCGGTGTGACGCGGGCTCTGGTGGTCGAGGCCTGCGGTGTGCGGGAGGTCGACGTGCCTCTGGGGGATGCTGCGGCCCGCGCCGAGGAGGTCTTCCTGACCTCCACCACCCGCGGCGTGCAGCCGGTCAGTGCCTGGGACGGTCGGGCCCTTCCGACGTCGGGTCAGGCCGTCCGTGAGGTGCGCGAACAGTGGTCGCAGCGGTCGAGCGACCTGTGGGTGGACCCGGGATGTGAGCTCGCGGAGGAGATGCGTTAG
- a CDS encoding VWA domain-containing protein — MSVQPVWPVLVLAAVALVLSCWSLRDWRSSSGMQRGALAARVVLALLAVGIGLRPTGLHEVEVPVPSTTDLVLLVDRTASMGALDGPAGRARIEAAGEDLAELVQQTAGANTTVIVFDDVARVAVPFTTDAAAVSTYLRTVGWRPSAKATGSDISVAVELAEQVLRSARAEHPEHQRYLVYAGDGEQTQDGAPGSFGSLREGLTGSLVLGYGTAEGGAMPVAPGEQRLVEIEGEEQVSRIDGAALSRIAEELGGQYLHRTGPGSLPPLTRGPTSARVELQPGEEHYWVLALAAVPFLLHLLAVAVWGSRAAKEEQR, encoded by the coding sequence ATGAGCGTGCAGCCGGTGTGGCCGGTGCTCGTGCTGGCGGCGGTGGCGCTGGTGCTGTCCTGCTGGTCGCTACGGGACTGGCGCTCCTCCTCGGGCATGCAGCGCGGCGCGCTCGCCGCCCGGGTGGTCCTCGCGCTGCTGGCGGTCGGCATCGGTCTGCGACCGACCGGCCTGCACGAGGTCGAGGTGCCGGTGCCGAGCACCACCGACCTGGTCCTGCTCGTGGACCGGACGGCGTCGATGGGGGCGCTGGACGGCCCTGCGGGGCGGGCGCGGATCGAGGCGGCGGGGGAGGACCTCGCCGAGCTCGTGCAGCAGACAGCCGGGGCCAACACGACGGTGATCGTCTTCGACGACGTGGCGCGGGTGGCGGTGCCGTTCACGACCGACGCGGCGGCGGTCTCGACGTACCTGCGGACCGTGGGCTGGCGCCCGTCGGCGAAGGCCACGGGATCGGACATCTCGGTCGCCGTCGAGCTGGCCGAGCAGGTGCTGAGGTCCGCCCGCGCGGAGCATCCGGAGCACCAGCGCTACCTGGTGTACGCCGGGGACGGCGAGCAGACCCAGGACGGTGCACCCGGATCCTTCGGGTCGCTGCGCGAGGGACTGACCGGCTCGCTGGTGCTCGGCTACGGAACCGCCGAGGGCGGTGCGATGCCGGTGGCCCCCGGGGAGCAGCGGCTGGTCGAGATCGAGGGCGAGGAGCAGGTGTCGCGCATCGATGGCGCCGCGCTGTCGCGGATCGCCGAGGAGCTGGGCGGGCAATACCTGCACCGCACCGGTCCGGGGTCGCTGCCGCCCCTGACCCGCGGCCCCACCAGCGCCCGGGTCGAGCTGCAGCCGGGCGAGGAGCACTACTGGGTGCTGGCCCTGGCGGCGGTGCCTTTCCTCCTCCATCTGTTGGCGGTGGCCGTGTGGGGATCTCGAGCAGCGAAGGAGGAACAGCGATGA
- a CDS encoding VWA domain-containing protein: MALIQWWVGALVLMLGLAVGLTAWWWHRLRRRGDGVAVAGLERVRALPAFRALVRREVRARRLEVLSLVLALAGAALMAARLVGVSDESEQMRTRDVVLCMDVSGSMAPVVTDVLDTYLSLVAELSEERIGFVMFDGNAVTGFPLTDDYDFVVRGLRDARVAVEAGPVPGTEAPRSGSSLVGDGLASCVQHFDRPEDQRARTVVLATDNLVSGDAIYTLAQATELAVQSEAMVFGVVPDHNRAEATAELRSQTRRTHGDVLVVDAGDDANTVVIARAVERQEKKAILAAARDHSFDRVEPGGLMLVVGLLGAWTSRRRG; encoded by the coding sequence GTGGCACTGATCCAGTGGTGGGTGGGCGCGCTGGTCCTGATGCTCGGCCTGGCCGTGGGGCTCACGGCGTGGTGGTGGCACCGGCTGCGCCGTCGCGGTGACGGCGTCGCGGTCGCGGGTCTGGAGCGGGTGCGGGCGCTGCCGGCCTTCCGCGCGCTGGTACGCCGCGAGGTGCGGGCACGGCGCCTCGAGGTGCTGAGCCTGGTGCTCGCGCTCGCCGGCGCCGCGCTGATGGCGGCCCGGCTGGTCGGGGTCTCCGATGAGTCCGAGCAGATGCGCACCCGCGACGTCGTCTTGTGCATGGATGTCTCCGGCTCGATGGCCCCGGTGGTCACGGACGTGCTGGACACCTACCTGTCGCTGGTGGCCGAGCTGAGCGAGGAGCGCATCGGGTTCGTGATGTTCGACGGCAACGCGGTCACCGGGTTCCCGCTCACCGACGACTACGACTTCGTGGTCCGCGGCCTGCGTGATGCGCGGGTCGCGGTCGAGGCGGGGCCGGTCCCGGGGACCGAGGCACCACGCTCGGGATCCTCGCTGGTGGGCGACGGGCTGGCGAGCTGCGTGCAGCACTTCGACCGCCCCGAGGACCAGCGGGCCCGCACGGTCGTGCTCGCCACCGACAACCTCGTCTCGGGCGACGCGATCTACACCCTGGCCCAGGCCACGGAGCTGGCGGTGCAGAGCGAGGCGATGGTGTTCGGCGTCGTACCGGACCACAACCGGGCCGAGGCCACCGCCGAGCTGCGCAGCCAGACCCGGCGCACGCACGGGGACGTGCTGGTCGTGGACGCCGGCGACGACGCCAACACGGTGGTGATCGCGCGCGCCGTGGAGCGCCAGGAGAAGAAGGCGATCCTGGCCGCGGCCCGCGACCACAGCTTCGACCGGGTGGAGCCGGGCGGCCTGATGCTCGTCGTCGGCCTGCTGGGTGCCTGGACGAGCAGGAGGCGGGGATGA